In Eublepharis macularius isolate TG4126 chromosome 4, MPM_Emac_v1.0, whole genome shotgun sequence, the following are encoded in one genomic region:
- the FOXI1 gene encoding forkhead box protein I1 isoform X3: MVSQDSEKNIPSPQRPTNFETGDYNATHNPYLWLNGPSINSPPYLPGSNGNPYIPQSYGMQRQLLPNMHGLGANEMGWLPMPSQEELMKLVRPPYSYSALIAMAIHGAPDKRLTLSQIYQYVADNFPFYNKSKAGWQNSIRHNLSLNDCFKKVPRDEDDPGKGNYWTLDPNCEKMFDNGNFRRKRKKKSDISASTASLASDKSENGALSSSPKAAEHQDILENSSSGTESSPEKSSPPPPSAAPCLNNFLSTMTAYVNGSNSVSRSVPLGLSTEVGDKMGQNMVGFNSYSPLSNIPSHGSGEWSNSMSSGHLGYSSSVLNQFNTSFYNSLAANNTLYAREGTEV; the protein is encoded by the exons ATGGTTTCACAAGATTCTGAAAAG AACATTCCTAGTCCGCAAAGGCCTACAAACTTTGAAACCGGGGACTACAATGCCACACACAACCCATACCTGTGGTTAAATGGGCCGTCCATTAACTCCCCTCCATACCTACCGGGATCCAATGGCAATCCTTACATTCCACAGTCCTATGGGATGCAGAGGCAACTCCTGCCTAACATGCATGGCTTGGGGGCAAATGAGATGGGCTGGCTCCCTATGCCTTCTCAAGAGGAGCTGATGAAGTTGGTCCGGCCACCTTATTCTTATTCCGCACTCATTGCCATGGCCATCCACGGAGCACCAGACAAGAGGTTGACTCTCAGTCAGATCTACCAGTACGTCGCTGACAATTTCCCTTTCTACAACAAAAGCAAAGCTGGCTGGCAGAACTCCATACGGCACAATCTTTCTCTCAATGACTGCTTCAAGAAGGTACCACGAGATGAAGATGATCCAG GGAAAGGCAATTACTGGACCTTGGATCCAAACTGTGAGAAGATGTTTGACAATGGAAACTTTCGTCGCAAAAGGAAGAAGAAATCTGATATTAGTGCCAGCACAGCATCACTTGCTTCTGACAAATCAGAAAACGGTGccctcagcagcagccccaaaGCAGCAGAGCATCAAGACATTTTAGAAAATTCCTCTTCTGGAACTGAGAGCTCACCTGAAAagagctccccacccccaccttctgcTGCTCCCTGCCTGAACAACTTCCTGTCCACTATGACAGCATATGTGAATGGGTCCAATTCTGTGAGTCGTTCAGTGCCCCTGGGACTTAGTACTGAAGTTGGGGACAAAATGGGACAAAATATGGTAGGCTTCAACTCATACTCTCCTCTTTCTAACATTCCCAGCCATGGCAGCGGAGAGTGGTCCAATTCCATGTCCTCTGGTCATCTTGGCTACAGCAGTTCAGTTCTCAACCAGTTCAACACCAGTTTCTACAACAGCCTTGCTGCAAATAATACCCTGTATGCCAGAGAGGGTACTGAAGTGTAA
- the FOXI1 gene encoding forkhead box protein I1 isoform X2 → MSSFDPQIHSPPRCSPQFPNIGQEPPEMNIYYENFFHPQNIPSPQRPTNFETGDYNATHNPYLWLNGPSINSPPYLPGSNGNPYIPQSYGMQRQLLPNMHGLGANEMGWLPMPSQEELMKLVRPPYSYSALIAMAIHGAPDKRLTLSQIYQYVADNFPFYNKSKAGWQNSIRHNLSLNDCFKKVPRDEDDPGKGNYWTLDPNCEKMFDNGNFRRKRKKKSDISASTASLASDKSENGALSSSPKAAEHQDILENSSSGTESSPEKSSPPPPSAAPCLNNFLSTMTAYVNGSNSVSRSVPLGLSTEVGDKMGQNMVGFNSYSPLSNIPSHGSGEWSNSMSSGHLGYSSSVLNQFNTSFYNSLAANNTLYAREGTEV, encoded by the exons ATGAGCTCATTTGATCCACAGATACATTCTCCACCGCGTTGCAGCCCGCAATTTCCAAACATTGGCCAGGAGCCTCCTGAAATGAATATCTACTACGAAAACTTTTTCCATCCTCAGAACATTCCTAGTCCGCAAAGGCCTACAAACTTTGAAACCGGGGACTACAATGCCACACACAACCCATACCTGTGGTTAAATGGGCCGTCCATTAACTCCCCTCCATACCTACCGGGATCCAATGGCAATCCTTACATTCCACAGTCCTATGGGATGCAGAGGCAACTCCTGCCTAACATGCATGGCTTGGGGGCAAATGAGATGGGCTGGCTCCCTATGCCTTCTCAAGAGGAGCTGATGAAGTTGGTCCGGCCACCTTATTCTTATTCCGCACTCATTGCCATGGCCATCCACGGAGCACCAGACAAGAGGTTGACTCTCAGTCAGATCTACCAGTACGTCGCTGACAATTTCCCTTTCTACAACAAAAGCAAAGCTGGCTGGCAGAACTCCATACGGCACAATCTTTCTCTCAATGACTGCTTCAAGAAGGTACCACGAGATGAAGATGATCCAG GGAAAGGCAATTACTGGACCTTGGATCCAAACTGTGAGAAGATGTTTGACAATGGAAACTTTCGTCGCAAAAGGAAGAAGAAATCTGATATTAGTGCCAGCACAGCATCACTTGCTTCTGACAAATCAGAAAACGGTGccctcagcagcagccccaaaGCAGCAGAGCATCAAGACATTTTAGAAAATTCCTCTTCTGGAACTGAGAGCTCACCTGAAAagagctccccacccccaccttctgcTGCTCCCTGCCTGAACAACTTCCTGTCCACTATGACAGCATATGTGAATGGGTCCAATTCTGTGAGTCGTTCAGTGCCCCTGGGACTTAGTACTGAAGTTGGGGACAAAATGGGACAAAATATGGTAGGCTTCAACTCATACTCTCCTCTTTCTAACATTCCCAGCCATGGCAGCGGAGAGTGGTCCAATTCCATGTCCTCTGGTCATCTTGGCTACAGCAGTTCAGTTCTCAACCAGTTCAACACCAGTTTCTACAACAGCCTTGCTGCAAATAATACCCTGTATGCCAGAGAGGGTACTGAAGTGTAA
- the FOXI1 gene encoding forkhead box protein I1 isoform X1: MVSQDSEKIHSPPRCSPQFPNIGQEPPEMNIYYENFFHPQNIPSPQRPTNFETGDYNATHNPYLWLNGPSINSPPYLPGSNGNPYIPQSYGMQRQLLPNMHGLGANEMGWLPMPSQEELMKLVRPPYSYSALIAMAIHGAPDKRLTLSQIYQYVADNFPFYNKSKAGWQNSIRHNLSLNDCFKKVPRDEDDPGKGNYWTLDPNCEKMFDNGNFRRKRKKKSDISASTASLASDKSENGALSSSPKAAEHQDILENSSSGTESSPEKSSPPPPSAAPCLNNFLSTMTAYVNGSNSVSRSVPLGLSTEVGDKMGQNMVGFNSYSPLSNIPSHGSGEWSNSMSSGHLGYSSSVLNQFNTSFYNSLAANNTLYAREGTEV; this comes from the exons ATGGTTTCACAAGATTCTGAAAAG ATACATTCTCCACCGCGTTGCAGCCCGCAATTTCCAAACATTGGCCAGGAGCCTCCTGAAATGAATATCTACTACGAAAACTTTTTCCATCCTCAGAACATTCCTAGTCCGCAAAGGCCTACAAACTTTGAAACCGGGGACTACAATGCCACACACAACCCATACCTGTGGTTAAATGGGCCGTCCATTAACTCCCCTCCATACCTACCGGGATCCAATGGCAATCCTTACATTCCACAGTCCTATGGGATGCAGAGGCAACTCCTGCCTAACATGCATGGCTTGGGGGCAAATGAGATGGGCTGGCTCCCTATGCCTTCTCAAGAGGAGCTGATGAAGTTGGTCCGGCCACCTTATTCTTATTCCGCACTCATTGCCATGGCCATCCACGGAGCACCAGACAAGAGGTTGACTCTCAGTCAGATCTACCAGTACGTCGCTGACAATTTCCCTTTCTACAACAAAAGCAAAGCTGGCTGGCAGAACTCCATACGGCACAATCTTTCTCTCAATGACTGCTTCAAGAAGGTACCACGAGATGAAGATGATCCAG GGAAAGGCAATTACTGGACCTTGGATCCAAACTGTGAGAAGATGTTTGACAATGGAAACTTTCGTCGCAAAAGGAAGAAGAAATCTGATATTAGTGCCAGCACAGCATCACTTGCTTCTGACAAATCAGAAAACGGTGccctcagcagcagccccaaaGCAGCAGAGCATCAAGACATTTTAGAAAATTCCTCTTCTGGAACTGAGAGCTCACCTGAAAagagctccccacccccaccttctgcTGCTCCCTGCCTGAACAACTTCCTGTCCACTATGACAGCATATGTGAATGGGTCCAATTCTGTGAGTCGTTCAGTGCCCCTGGGACTTAGTACTGAAGTTGGGGACAAAATGGGACAAAATATGGTAGGCTTCAACTCATACTCTCCTCTTTCTAACATTCCCAGCCATGGCAGCGGAGAGTGGTCCAATTCCATGTCCTCTGGTCATCTTGGCTACAGCAGTTCAGTTCTCAACCAGTTCAACACCAGTTTCTACAACAGCCTTGCTGCAAATAATACCCTGTATGCCAGAGAGGGTACTGAAGTGTAA